The genomic interval ctcaaagggattacgggcgtaagccaccgtgcccagcccatggtAAGTTTTTAAACTGCTTTGTTTCagcttgtctgtgaaatggggaacACAGGACCTCCCCCATAAGGTTGTACAGACTAAAAGAGAAAGGGCATGAGAAAGCACTTAGCCCAATGCTGGCATATTTATagctcttatttttatatatggtctTATCTTCTCTGTTGGCAGAGACCAAGTGTGTTTCACTGTGCAACCTCGGGGACCAAAAAACTTTGTGACACAAACTTTTGTGATAAAAAAGTAAAGTATTTAGGGATAAAAGtttgtttccctccctccccagacagagtctccctctgttactcaggctggagtgcagtggcatgagcagagctacagcctcaatctcctgggctcaagcaatcctcccacctcagcctcctgagtagctgggactgcaggcgtgtgccaccatgcccagctaattttttatttttatttttagtagagacaaggtcctgttatgttgcctagactgaaAAGTTTTTGATATATGCATCTTCCTCTCAAACGGTTTAGCAAAGACAGATAaggcaaatgtggcaaaatgtgaAACTGATAAATCTAGGTAAAGAGTATACGGTAtttctttgtactattcttgtaccttctggttttaattttttgttgttgcccaggctggagtgcagtggcatgatcccggcttactgaagcctccaactcccaggctcaagcgattctcccacctcagcttccctagtagctgggacaacaggcacatgccgctatgcccaggtaattttttttttttttttttttttgagacggagtcttgctctgtcacccaggctggagtgcagtggcgatctcggctcactgcaagctccgcctcccgggcttacgccattctcctgcctcagcctcccgagtagctgggaccacaggtgcccgccacctcgcccggctagttttttgtattttttagtagagacggggtttcaccgtgtttgccagggtagtctcgatctcttgacctcgtgatccgcccgtcttggcctcccaaagtgctgggattacaggcttgagccaccgcgtccagccaattttttttattattactttttgtagatatggggtctcactttgttgcccaggctggtctcgagctcttgggctcaagcaatcctcctgccttggcctcccaaggcagGCCAAGGGATTataggtgctgggattataggcatgagccactgcacctggcctcttttaattttttaaatgaaaattatatatgtgtataataataACGTTCTGTGATAAAAGTGGATGAATGAGTGAGAGTCTATACTTAGAAGCAAAAGAGAAGCCAGTCAGTACCTGACAATAACCAGGGATTGAAGTAAGAACAGAACTGCAGGGGCCTGCTTCCTGGACCCCAGCTTCTGTTTCAGTTCTAGAAACTGCATGGCCCCAGTGAAGAGGAGGCTGATTTCCATCAAAGCTCCCTTAGCCACAGGGATAATCTTGTACCTTTCGCGCTCGACTGTTGGTCACAGGAAACTCGCCCAGGCTGTCATCATCAACTCGGGGATCCGGGGCGCCTCGCTTCTCCAGGGGGTCAGTGCGCAACAGAGCCTCTAAACTACTGCCATCCTGAGAGATCAGCCCCTCCTTCTTCAGGGTTTGGTCTGTGTCTGCAAGCAAGATCAGGACGAAGCAAAGCTCAGAATGGCTGAAAGCAGACTGCTCTGAGTCCACATAATGCTAGGGCTTACCAAAGGTCTGTCACTGTCTTTTGTTCTCCGGATGCCCAGGAATTAAGACACCCTAGTTCACTTGGCACCGTAACTTATCTGTTTACCTGTCTCCCCTTCTAGACTAAGCTCTTTAAAGGAAAGAATCACATCATACTCATTCGAGTATATTTGGGATCTAGTACTGGGCCTGGTGTATCGTAGTGATTAGCAGGCTCTCACCATGCAGAAGGCCACGCCTCTGCGCAGGAAGTATGTGCCTTACCTGGCTTAATAGATGGGAAGGAAAGTCGTGGATCCTCAGGGGGATGGGCTCGCCGCTTTTTCCGCCAGCGCCGGGCAGGGTAGGAGTACAGCTGTCCAGAGGCCAATCCTACGGCAGGAAGAAAGATAGAAGTCAGGC from Papio anubis isolate 15944 unplaced genomic scaffold, Panubis1.0 scaffold1788, whole genome shotgun sequence carries:
- the LOC116272740 gene encoding zinc finger protein ubi-d4-like, which gives rise to MAAVVENVVKLLGEQYYKDAMEQCHNYNARLCAERSVRLPFLDSQTGVAQSNCYIWMEKRHRGPGLASGQLYSYPARRWRKKRRAHPPEDPRLSFPSIKPDTDQTLKKEGLISQDGSSLEALLRTDPLEKRGAPDPRVDDDSLGEFPVTNSRARKVQDYPCG